GGAGGATGATCGCCGAGATGTTGATAGTATTTTAGAACACATTcgatacttattattattatttgataatgTGGCTGTAATTTCTTTTGCTTATGAATCAACCAATTATGCTTTGGCTGACAAAATTAGTGCTACGTGAATTTGGGTTAATCCTCCTTGTATGAATCTCCCTTTAAAGTGGAATTTACCTAATCCTTTGTAATAATTTGTTTGTagaaatattttatgtaataaaaacgatatttttaattaaaaacgtTAAATGGCTAAAaataactagttttttttttagtacaaATTTAAAACTGATTCACTATGGACACCGTCttaagcagcagcagcagcagcagcttaAATATTAAGCAAAAAGTTTTGTATATTATTTACCCCACTTTTGAGCATTGGCTTTTTATTTCAGCGTATATCGTTTTCCCTCTCTTTCAactcccaaacccaaacccaaaccttctGTATCTCTCTTCTCTCCTCTTCCTTTTCACTTTTCTCTGAGTATTCACTCCATACATTTGAACATTTTCGGGAGCCACCAACAATGTCGACCTTCGGGGCCGCTTCGGCTGGGAATACCAATCCCAATCCTAATAATTCCTTCGAGGTACTTATTTTCACTATCATTTTCTTCTTGTGTATTTGTAATCCCAGCTGAAAGCTTCCAATAAATCCCTTTGCTTTATTTCCCTCctcctaatttttatttttctgaatTCGAACTCTGTGTGCTTCGTCTATGTGtatatttattgtttttacTCTCTTGGTCAATTAAGTgttagtatttatttatttatttatttttgggttTAGGTTGCTCAACCTCCTAGTGATTCTATTTCAAGCCTTTGTTTCAGTCCCAAGGCTAATCACTTGGTCGCCACTTCATGGGACAATCAGGTTTGTTCTACTAATTTTTGTCTATTTCTGTGTTCTTGAACATAATTCACGCATACCCTTTGATTTGGAAGGAGAAAAATAGTATAAatgaaagaagaagatgaaaatAGAAACTTTGGCTATGTTTGAAACTTCCATTATGCCCTTAAAATTGTAGGTGAGATGTTGGGAGATAATGCGGAGCGGAAATGCTCTTGCCAGTACACCCAAGGCTTCAATATCTCATGACCAGCCGGTAACAACcactgaatttcttaaaattacatttattctttctacattttttttttgttttgccaATCCTGAATGCCTTGTTGTTTGTTTTGCTGTAAGGTTTTGTGCGCGGCTTGGAAGGATGACGGGACAACTGTCTTTTCTGGTGGCTGTGACAAGCAAGTGAAGATGTGGCCTTTATTGGCTGGTGGTCAAGCTGTTACTGTGGCTATGCATGATGCACCCGTTAAAGAGGTTGCTTGGATTCCGGAGATGAACCTTTTGGTATCAGGAAGCTGGGATAAGACCCTGAAGTAAGAACTAATTTTCTTtcagtcttataatttaattaacctcaaCTTTGTATACATGTAGTTGATATTCTTTTGTTTTAGATAAAACTTAAAAGTCTGAACGGTTAATCTGTTACTGTTGTCTCTTGATTTCAACCATGATGCACTTTAAGGTTGTTGAATCTAAATTTTGTGCAGAAGAGTGTCACCTTTACATTGAACGGCTAATTAGTAACATGTGAAGGAAATTGTTTCTAAAATATATGATCATATGGTGGTAATGAAAATAGAAAATGAGTCTAGCCCAAATGTCTGTGTAGTAATCTTCATGCAGGGTGCTGATCTTTATAGGAAACTATAATGAGAGCTTTGTAATAGTGGGGGAAGGAATATTTTTCTGTTTCCTTGTACATTTATGCTGCTAATTTGTTACTTGTATCCTAAAATGGCTTGTTCATTTCTGCATCTGTACACTTTTGTGCCTGCTCTGATCAAGTTTCTGTATAACATTGTAATCTTATAATTACAACTTTTAGATCATTTAGTTGTGGTTGGTTGTATAATTATGTTGCGTTCATAGGTATTGGGATACTAGACAACCAAATCCAGTCCATACACAGCAACTCCCAGATCGCTGTTATGCACTAACAGTAAGGCATCCGCTGATGGTTGTTGGCACTGCAGACAGGAATCTAATAGTCTTCAACTTGCAAAACCCACAGGTAATACGCTCTTCTCATGTGATGGGTAAAATTAAACCTGCTTTTCGAAATGATCTAAAAGTGTCTTTTGCAGCAGTCAAATACTAGAGTATGAAATATTATAATGTTTCAGAGTTCATGGGTATtagtattttttgaaattaatttatgaaGCATTGATTCAAATGTTGGACTCGGCTCcttattttgtttaactaagaaggtaaaatatctaaaataatagaaaaaagttCAAAAACAAAGAGAAGATTTCCTGTTTGATTGATTCCATAAGCTGGTAGGACTATTATCATTAAATGCGTGCCTGCacttgaatattattttttgtgattttttgttGCTTTAAACTTCTTGAGGACCTAAATGTGTGattaatatattttgaattagcATTCTCATTAAGAGATCTAATATCACTACTTCACTTTTAAACTTAATATGTTTTCCTTTTGCTTGTTCTTTTAAATAGAAACTGCACAATTTCTTTATATTGTTACAAGCATCAAGGTTGTTTTGCATAATAACTGGATGAGACTCAATTAAATAAGGAATTCAAGGACTTCTAACATTGCAGCAGAGTTTACATCTTATTACCACATTATCTTTGAATCCACTTTTTCTAATCCTTGGTTATATACTTACAGGCTGAGTTCAAGAGAATCACTTCACCATTGAAATATCAGACAAGATGTGTTGCTGCCTTTCCTGATCAGCAGGGTTTCTTGGTACTCATTttactagatttttttttcttgtcttTTTTAATGTTAAATGAACTACATAACTTTGTTATTTATCACATAGCATTTTTTTACATGGGATATGAAATGTTGATAAGTCTTCAGGCTTAGGTGGTGGGATTATGTACAAGTAACATATTTTTGCAGGGAAATTTGGTTAGAGTTAGAAAAATGACCCTTTGATGCTGTCATAACTCATAATTAAGCTGTGAGGCAAtaacatcttttttttttcaaacctcTTCATTTGGAGTATGGCAACAGAGCCTCAAACCATCTGAATTTTATGACACAAATTTAACAACagtgaatttaaaataaattttttctgTAGATCACGTATCTAAGTACTTGCTTGttgttatcattttttttttcttttgacaaaaaaaaatatataaatatttatttacatgcAGAAGCTTTTTAagatttaattctatttttcctCAACAGCTGTGTGATAAAAATGTATATTGCCAGTTAGAGCATGATTGCTTTTAGTTATAAATTTCATAGGtcattttgaattttcaaaatatatatgtgtatgattTTCTTAGATTTATCTCCTTGTGTAACTTGGATTAGCTTCACTGTAATTTTATATTGATGGTACTTCCTGTCCAGGTTGGCTCAATAGAGG
The Cannabis sativa cultivar Pink pepper isolate KNU-18-1 unplaced genomic scaffold, ASM2916894v1 Contig1, whole genome shotgun sequence genome window above contains:
- the LOC133032919 gene encoding protein RAE1; translation: MSTFGAASAGNTNPNPNNSFEVAQPPSDSISSLCFSPKANHLVATSWDNQVRCWEIMRSGNALASTPKASISHDQPVLCAAWKDDGTTVFSGGCDKQVKMWPLLAGGQAVTVAMHDAPVKEVAWIPEMNLLVSGSWDKTLKYWDTRQPNPVHTQQLPDRCYALTVRHPLMVVGTADRNLIVFNLQNPQAEFKRITSPLKYQTRCVAAFPDQQGFLVGSIEGRVGVHHLDDSQQSKNFTFKCHRDGSDIYSVNSLNFHPVHHTFATAGSDGAFNFWDKDSKQRLKAMARCQQPIPCSAFNNDGSLYAYAVCYDWSKGAENHNPATAKTSIYVHMPQDPEVKGKPRVGASGRK